GGGCGGAGCCCTCCCCCACCAGAGTCTAAGGGACCGCAGCTCCCTTCCTAAAAAGGGTACGCTGCTGGCTGATGGAGTGCTAATAAAGACCCTTTTCCTCACGGGTGGGGAACGTAGCAAAGGGGAGCTAATAAAGGCCCTTCTCCTCACGGGTGGGGAGCGGGGTGAAAGGGCGCTAACAAAGTATAAGCGCAGCTTACAAAAAAATGTTTTAAAAGGGGTCACAGGGCGGAGCCCTCCCCCACCAGAGTCTAAGGGGACCGCAGGTCCCTTCCTAAAAAGGGTACGCTGCTGGGCGAAGGGGAGCAAATATCATAGAAACAAATATTACAGAAGACAGCAAATACACTTCAAGGAGTGATGGCAATGTTAGTAGTAGGGATCGATTTGGGAGGCACTGAGATAAAAGCTGGGTTAGTCGATGAAAAAAAGGGAATAATTAAAAAGATTTCTAGGCCTACAGAAGTTGAAAAGGGAAATGCCCAGGTAATAGCTAATATAACAAAAACAGTGAAAGATTTAACGGAAAACACTGAATTTTCAGCAATTGGAATAGGTTCACCAGGTTCTATAGATAGAAAAAATGGAATTGTGAGATTTTCACCAAACTTTCCAAACTGGCGAAATTTTGAATTAGTTCGCTTGATAAAAGAAAATATAAATGTTGACGTCTTTTTAGAAAACGATGCCAATGCCTTCGCACTTGGAGAATGGTATTTCGGGAAAGCAAAGGGGTTGCACGATTTCATTGCTTTAACCATAGGAACAGGCATAGGTTCAGGTGTAGTTTGTAACAACATATTTTTAACAGGTAAAGATGGTCTTGCCCCAGAATTGGGTCATGTTGTGGTTGTACCAAATGGTCCACAATGCGGATGTGGTAATAGAGGATGTGTTGAAGCTACTTCTTCTGCAAAATATATAGCATTAGAAGCCAAGAATTTGATAGATAGGTACCCAGACAGCCTCGTTTTAAAATTAGCCGGGAAAAAGGAAAAGATTGAATCAAAGCACGTTTTTCAAGCTTATGAAAAAAATGATCCTCTTGCCAGTGTAGTGTGTAATTTTGCCATTGATGCACTTGCACGGGCTATTGGAGGTTATGTTCATGCCTTTAATCCTGAAAAAATTATAATCGGCGGAGGATTAAGCAGAGCAGGTGATGCTCTTTTTGTCCCATTAAGAGAAATGACGAAAAAATATGTTATGAGCAGTTTCGCCGATACTTACACCATAGAACAATCATCTTTAGTGGAAGATGCAGGCATTTTAGGAGCAGCATCTGCAGCCTTTTATGCCGAAGAAAAACCCTTATAGTTCATAATCAAGAATCTCTTATCTAGAACCGAAAGAAAGTTTCGCACGCATTGGTTCTTGCTGTATAAAACAAAGATAAATGCAAAAAACTATATATAATCCCCGTCTGTAGTAACGGGGATTTTCCAATATTTAATGCACTTTAAAAAGCAAGTATAACTCCACCTTCATTGGCATAAACGGTACTTATCCCTGCAGTTTCCACAATAATTATGTCTCTAAAATTATATCTATTAGCTGCCTCTTTTTTAATATACTCGGCTCTCTCGAGAGCATTACAATGAGCAATTCCTAAAACTTTATCTTTCAAATTATTCCCCACTTCTCCTATTTTATCAACTAGCTTTTTAATCGCATTTTTGCTTCCTCGTGCTTTATCCAATAAAGTTATAGTACCTTCTTTAGTACCTGCCAGAATAGGTTTTATATTCAAAAAAGAGGCAAACTGACCTTTCAATTTTCCCATACGTCCTGCTTTGATAAGGTTATCTAGCGAATCAAGCACAAATAAGGTCTGCATCTCTTCTATATATTTTTCTGCTTTTTTTATTATTTCTTCCCTACCGAGTTTTGCTTCAATTAATTCACCAATTTTGTAAGCAATCATTGTTTCACCGACAGAAGCGCTAAAAGAATTGAATACTTTCACGAATTTGTCTTTAGCTTCTTCCAATAAAATATTCTTAGCGAGAACCGCATTCTGATAACTCGAACTTAGCTCCTTAGATAAGGTAACTACAAAGGTATTTTCATATTTCTCGTATAAATTTAGAAATGGCTTAGGACCTGGACTGGCGGTTTTAGGAACTTCGGTAGAGTTTCTCATCGCCTCCAGTAGTTTTTCACGGTCTAGATTCTCATCATCTATAAAATGCTGATCACCAACATCAATAAATAATGGAACTGTCGATATATCAAATCTTTCTTTAATTTCTTTTGTTAAATCACAACAACTGTCAACTACTATTTTAAACTTCACTATTTTATTCCCTCCATTGAGCTTAATTATATTTAATCAGCTTTATTGTATATTATACCAATATATCATAAAAAATCGACTTTTTAATGAAATTTTTATTTATAAAAATATTCCAAAATCGATTAATCATAGAACATGCCCGAAGGGATAAAACTTCGGTTGTGAAGCATAAGTGCCAATTGTGTGGTGAGCTGCGAGGCAAAGGGGCACTAACAAAGATCCTTTTCCTTATGGGTGGGCAGTGGGGGAAGGACACTAACAAAGATCCTTTTCCTTATGTGTGAAAAACAGGGTTAAAGGGACCGCAGGTCCCTCTTCCACACGGGTGGGCAGCGGAGGAAGGGCGCTATAAAACTCATTATACAAGAGATATATGATAAGATAGCTCACCTTCAAAAAGATATGATATAATTAAAAAGACTCCATATTCAAAGAATTATTTGAAGACAGAACCGTATTCTATGACTTCCTAAAAGCCTTTCTACCAAAAGAAATCACAAAACAAATAAAAGAGACAGATTTAAAACGTGAACAAACTGAACTAATAGGCAAAGACTTCTCCATAAAAAGATCAGACATACTATAAATAGGCATCGCCAATGGATCTAACAAACCGGTTACCAAGAGCTAAAAGAAATGGAGGTGCCAAAAATGTTTGACACATTAGAAGAGATAGTAAAAAGAGACAGAGAAAAAGCTAAATTAGAAGGTAAAGTTGAAGGGAAACTTGAAGGAGAAAGAGAATTAATCATAGAAATTCTAAACCAAAGGTTTGAAGAAGATTTTGATAAAAGATTAGAAGAAAAGATTAGAAAAGCAAATGAAGAAACCATAAATCAAATAAAGAAAAATATTCTAAGTATTACATTAGAAGAACTAAAAAAGTTATTGTAAGAATGCTAGGAGGCAAATCCTTTGTCAAGTATCTCATCAACCATTTTTATTATACAGCCACTCCTCACTTGACAAGGTTAGAAAAATATGTTATACTAAAATTAATCTGATATTAATGGGGTAATAGCATGTTTGATCAAGAAAATCTTTTTTTAAAAACACCCAAGTTAAAAAACAATACAATAAATATAATTAATTGGTGGTGGCATCTCGGATAGGGATGCCAGTGTAAATCTGCCTAGAAAGTAATCAAAGGGCATCCCTTGAGGGATGCCCTTTTTTAATTTAGGAGGTCTTTTTCCTATTAAAAAAGGGATAAAAGGACCTCCTTTTATTTTTTTAAAAAGCACAAACTTAGCAAAAAATTTAAAGCCGAGAAGGAGGGGAATATGTTTACAAAAAAGTCTGTAATAAATCAATCAATTTTACCAATTGTAGAAAAAATAAGCCTAGAAAATCCTGATCCGACGGTAATTTATAAAAAAATTGCTTTAAATAATCCATATTCGTTTATATTAGAAAATCTTTCGATCAACGAAAAAAAGTATTCCTTAATAGGAATCACTCCATTAAAAGTCGTGAAATTAAATTATATCGCCAAGAAAAAGACGAAACTTATTTTTTTTGAAAAAGGTAAAACTTTTTTTGATGAAAGTACAGATTACATATCTTTTTTAAAGGAACAGTTAGAAAGTATTCAGTATGAAAGTATTCTAAATATCCCAGATTTATTTGCAAGTTTTGTCGGATACTTCGGTTATGAAATTATTTCCATTTGGGAAGATATATACCATAATGAAATGGATAAAGATCTCAAACATGGAGATTTACCACTATCTATCTTAGTGTTTCCAAGAATCTCGTTGATATTAGATCAAAGTGAAAAAGTGGGGTATTTGGTAAATGTTGTTGATAGTGGATCAGAGGAAGATATAGAAAGTCGAATTTCTTTGGCTAAACATGAAAATCATCAGATATTAAAAGATTTAGAAAAAACTTCTACTCAAAAGGAAGGAGAAAAAAACAACGATCAAGTCAAATTGAAGATCAAACACCACACAAGTAAAGAAGAATTCGTCGAAAAAGTAGAAAAAACAAAAAATTATATAAACGCTGGTGAGGCTTTTCAAATCGTCTTATCTCAAAGGTTTTCTTGCAAAATAACGCAACATCCTTTTGAAATATATGAAAATCTAAGAAAGATAAACCCTTCACCTTACATGTTTTATCTTAATTTTCCAGAAGCAACCATTATTGGCTCTTCTCCAGAAATGCTCGTAAAAGTTGAAGGGCAAAGAGTAATCACCAGGCCCCTTGCTGGTACAAGAAAGAGAGGGGAAACTCCCCAAGCAGATGAAGCCATAGAAAAAGAACTCTTAAGTGATGAGAAAGAAAGAGCAGAACACATAATGCTGGTCGATCTTGCAAGGAACGATTTAGGCAGGGTATGTAAAGAAGGAAGTGTTAAGGTTACAAAATTTTTTGGAATTGAAAAATATTCACATGTGATGCACATCTATTCGCAAGTTGAAGGTTTAAAAAAGGATTATTTAAACTCACTTGATGTATTGAAATCTTTGTTCCCAGCGGGGACTGTATCAGGAGCACCAAAGATTAGGGCAATTGAAATAATTGATGAATTGGAAGACGAACCAAGAGAAATCTATGCCGGCGTTGTTGGATACATTGATACAAAGGGAAATTTAGATACAAGTATCGCAATCAGGACGATGGTGTGCAAAGAAAATGAAGTAAGGATACAAGCTGGTGCTGGTATAGTGTCTTATTCCATCGCTGAAAATGAGTATTATGAAACAGTCAACAAGGCAATGGCAATGTTCAAATCTTTAGAAAAGGGGGATTGTTGAGATGATTCTTTTGATAGACAATTACGACTCATTCACCTACAACATCTATCAAACAGCGTGTGAGTTCGATGATGTTTTGGTCTATAGAAACGACAAAGTATCTGTAAAAGATATTGAAATGCTCAAGCCTTCTCACATAATAATTTCTCCGGGTCCAGGTGTTCCCAAAGATGCTGGGATTTCCATTGAAATGATTAAACACTTCAAAGGAATAATTCCAATTCTTGGAATCTGTTTAGGCCATCAGTGTATTGCCGAGGCTTTCAATGGAAAGGTTGTCAGAGCAAAAGAGATATTCCATGGAAAGACTTCTAAGATATATATCAAAGAAAAAAAGGATATATTTCAAGGTATAGATAGCCCCTTTGAAGCTACCAGATACCATTCACTTATCGTGTCAAACGAGATGTTCCCGAAAGAATTAAAAATAACCGCCTCTACACAAGACGGAGAGATCATGGCCTTAAGGCACATTAGTTACCAAATATATGGGGTACAATTCCATCCAGAATCTATCTTAACAACAGTGGGACCGAGATTAATAGAGAATTTTATAAATATTAAAGTTGAAAGGGGTGTCAGCTATGTTTAATTACTATCTTCAAAAAGTTGTAAAAGGTGAAAATTTGAGTTTGGACGAGATGGAACAGGCTATGGAGATGATTATGGAAGGTAAAGTAACTCACAGTCAACTTTCTGGTTTTTTAGTTGCTCTGCATATGAAAGGAGAAACGGTGGAAGAAATCACAGCAAGTGCAAAAGTTATGAAAGAAAAAGCAACACCAATAAGTATTGAAAGCGACGAACTTATGGATACATGTGGAACAGGTGGAGATGCTAAGGGGACCTTCAACATTTCTACCGCTGTAGCCTTTATCTTGGCAGCAGCTGGAGTGGCTGTTGCAAAACACGGTAACAGATCTGTATCAAGTAAAAGTGGGAGTGCTGATGTTTTAGAATCTCTTGGAGTCAATATATCATTACCCCCTTCTTCAGTTGAAAGATGTTTGAAAGAGATAAATATAGCCTTTCTTTTTGCTCAAGATTTTCATAAAGCTACTAAACATGCTGCTGTACCAAGAAAAGAATTAGGAATAAGAACCATTTTTAACGTATTAGGACCTTTAACGAATCCTGCAAATGTAAAATATCAATTAATGGGTATATACGATCCAAACTTAGTTTACCCCATAGCAGAGGTTTTGAATAACTTGGGAGTTAAAAGAGCGATGGTTGTTCATGGTTCGGAAGGCATAGATGAATTTTCTCTGTCAGGAAAGAATAAAGTGGCGTTTTTAAATGAAGGTAAGATAGAAAAGTTAGAAATATCCCCGGAAGATTTAGGGCTGAAAAAATGCAGTATACAAGATATCCAAGGCGGAAGCGCAGAAGAAAATAGAAGAATAATATTAAACATATTTAACGGTGAAATGGGTCCCAAAAGGGATGTGGTCGTTTTGAATTCGGCAGCCGGGTTATATGTGGCAAACAAAGTCAACAGTTTAGAAGAAGGCATTATTTATGCACAAGAGATAATTGATAGTGGAAAAGCAATGAAAAAATTGGAAGAGATGGTAGAGTTTACTAACTTTCTATCTTTACAAGCAAAAACTTCCTAAATTTCCCTAGAATAAAAGGGCAGTGAAATAAACAAAGGGGCACAAACATATATTAAACAGTAGTTCACAAAAAATCTTTTTTTTAAAGGGTCACAGGGCGGAGCCCTCCACCTCCACTGAGCTAGGGACCGCAGGTCCCTTCCATAATGGTAGACAAGTTGGGTTAAGGGACCAGCAGGTCCCTTCCTTAAAGGGCGGGCTGCGGGGCGAAGGGGCGCTAAAATAGTGAAAAATTGAGATAAAGGAGGAAAAGATGTATTTAGAAAAAATAGTAGAAACAAAAAAGGAAGAAGTAGCAAAGC
The DNA window shown above is from Petrotoga mexicana DSM 14811 and carries:
- a CDS encoding ROK family protein, whose amino-acid sequence is MLVVGIDLGGTEIKAGLVDEKKGIIKKISRPTEVEKGNAQVIANITKTVKDLTENTEFSAIGIGSPGSIDRKNGIVRFSPNFPNWRNFELVRLIKENINVDVFLENDANAFALGEWYFGKAKGLHDFIALTIGTGIGSGVVCNNIFLTGKDGLAPELGHVVVVPNGPQCGCGNRGCVEATSSAKYIALEAKNLIDRYPDSLVLKLAGKKEKIESKHVFQAYEKNDPLASVVCNFAIDALARAIGGYVHAFNPEKIIIGGGLSRAGDALFVPLREMTKKYVMSSFADTYTIEQSSLVEDAGILGAASAAFYAEEKPL
- a CDS encoding DegV family protein; amino-acid sequence: MKFKIVVDSCCDLTKEIKERFDISTVPLFIDVGDQHFIDDENLDREKLLEAMRNSTEVPKTASPGPKPFLNLYEKYENTFVVTLSKELSSSYQNAVLAKNILLEEAKDKFVKVFNSFSASVGETMIAYKIGELIEAKLGREEIIKKAEKYIEEMQTLFVLDSLDNLIKAGRMGKLKGQFASFLNIKPILAGTKEGTITLLDKARGSKNAIKKLVDKIGEVGNNLKDKVLGIAHCNALERAEYIKKEAANRYNFRDIIIVETAGISTVYANEGGVILAF
- a CDS encoding Rpn family recombination-promoting nuclease/putative transposase; its protein translation is MFKELFEDRTVFYDFLKAFLPKEITKQIKETDLKREQTELIGKDFSIKRSDIL
- a CDS encoding anthranilate synthase component I family protein produces the protein MFTKKSVINQSILPIVEKISLENPDPTVIYKKIALNNPYSFILENLSINEKKYSLIGITPLKVVKLNYIAKKKTKLIFFEKGKTFFDESTDYISFLKEQLESIQYESILNIPDLFASFVGYFGYEIISIWEDIYHNEMDKDLKHGDLPLSILVFPRISLILDQSEKVGYLVNVVDSGSEEDIESRISLAKHENHQILKDLEKTSTQKEGEKNNDQVKLKIKHHTSKEEFVEKVEKTKNYINAGEAFQIVLSQRFSCKITQHPFEIYENLRKINPSPYMFYLNFPEATIIGSSPEMLVKVEGQRVITRPLAGTRKRGETPQADEAIEKELLSDEKERAEHIMLVDLARNDLGRVCKEGSVKVTKFFGIEKYSHVMHIYSQVEGLKKDYLNSLDVLKSLFPAGTVSGAPKIRAIEIIDELEDEPREIYAGVVGYIDTKGNLDTSIAIRTMVCKENEVRIQAGAGIVSYSIAENEYYETVNKAMAMFKSLEKGDC
- a CDS encoding anthranilate synthase component II, which gives rise to MILLIDNYDSFTYNIYQTACEFDDVLVYRNDKVSVKDIEMLKPSHIIISPGPGVPKDAGISIEMIKHFKGIIPILGICLGHQCIAEAFNGKVVRAKEIFHGKTSKIYIKEKKDIFQGIDSPFEATRYHSLIVSNEMFPKELKITASTQDGEIMALRHISYQIYGVQFHPESILTTVGPRLIENFINIKVERGVSYV
- the trpD gene encoding anthranilate phosphoribosyltransferase, encoding MFNYYLQKVVKGENLSLDEMEQAMEMIMEGKVTHSQLSGFLVALHMKGETVEEITASAKVMKEKATPISIESDELMDTCGTGGDAKGTFNISTAVAFILAAAGVAVAKHGNRSVSSKSGSADVLESLGVNISLPPSSVERCLKEINIAFLFAQDFHKATKHAAVPRKELGIRTIFNVLGPLTNPANVKYQLMGIYDPNLVYPIAEVLNNLGVKRAMVVHGSEGIDEFSLSGKNKVAFLNEGKIEKLEISPEDLGLKKCSIQDIQGGSAEENRRIILNIFNGEMGPKRDVVVLNSAAGLYVANKVNSLEEGIIYAQEIIDSGKAMKKLEEMVEFTNFLSLQAKTS